A part of Chanos chanos chromosome 9, fChaCha1.1, whole genome shotgun sequence genomic DNA contains:
- the fam171a1 gene encoding protein FAM171A1, translating to MRQMSRSDLIVLLCLLGCNVWKAVTKTLQEDSDAKEVALKVHLSDASTHQPLSGVVVEIFTNHTAVAAETSSADGNVFIRFQYRLGDLLVVTATRRGYVPNSAPWRPDRLPVFSSLSLDLLPERPATLMVYEDVVEIVSGYQGSRLLPSVQFPRRALSLPPNGTYTNLTALLTVTHSPQDTQHFPYLQGLHTNTTGSDHRFELTPVAAVSVHLLGGDGAELPVTEPARVNIPLPAHSGLKENDHIPAWRFDPKLGAWLQSSLGYVQREGGDLILTYIAPQLGYWVAAMSPVNTGPVVAAKDISTYHTVFLLAILGGMALILLFLLCLLLYYCRRKCARSRPAHRKFTLSTALDSSKRDQATSMSHLILVNETHLDHFDLVSSGAEPDLHTPMLKPTPFDSSTNELLASRDELRSRGSNSNHCRRSVETFALKFARSADPSEGYDSPAARGEYRRSYTSVVSSSVHPLHASVSSSSPHPLHQTSSTGRLSSDSKSSVRDPRLSPVTATPIGPAGSPERDPGIERRPADYLLSRSVDHLERPAPLPHPGALLCCTSELQVSQGGEAYRKARPTLLIPAHYMRLPGTHPLSGQALLLQSDEQSELESIQAELNASHQPAGQTTGSQNQIDVGAPETGREGGEKGEGGGEEWTLQTASVPEALSIPNSLSQAGLGVVQMNGEDQLLAEKTLMELRGGKPLPHPRAWFVSLDGRSNAHIRHSYIDLQRAGRNGSGVGSNDASLDSGVDMSEIRPGRKGQDRVKEQDRAEDRGQDRVAGPQATAPSVAYTQLVFVDDVTDKGTNSENATPVCSPAEISQGPLLQLREGDEEEEGTLSPVSPPSALPPSLPSPPPLPEPMLEEDEEAEEESGTKETDFLTERAQTHLRLPQSNSPPNDLVAHDDSGEDENKKSPWQRREERPLMAFNLK from the exons AGGTGGCGCTGAAAGTTCACCTGAGCGACGCTAGCACCCATCAACCGCTCTCCGGCGTCGTCGTGGAGATCTTCACCAACCACACCGCCGTGGCCGCGGAGACCTCCAGCGCCGACGGCAACGTCTTCATCAGGTTCCAGTATCGCCTCGGCGACCTGCTGGTTGTCACGGCGACGAGGCGTGGTTACGTGCCCAACTCCGCCCCTTGGCGACCAGacaggctaccag tctTCTCATCTCTTAGCTTGGACCTCCTGCCTGAGAGACCTGCCACTCTAATGGTCTATGAGGACGTGGTGGAGATCGTCTCTGGATACCAAG gttctAGGCTGCTGCCGTCGGTCCAGTTCCCGCGGAGAGCGTTGAGTCTTCCTCCAAACGGCACTTACACAAACCTGACTGCTCTCCTCACAGTCACCCACTCACCACAGGACACGCAGCACTTCCCATACCTACAGGGCCTCCACACCAACactacag gCAGTGACCACAGGTTCGAGTTAACCCCGGTCGCAGCCGTCAGCGTCCACCTATTGGGCGGCGATGGGGCGGAGCTTCCTGTCACCGAACCAGCCAGAGTGAACATCCCTCTCCCCGCCCACAGCGGCCTGAAGGAGAATGACCACATCCCTGCCTGGCGCTTCGACCCCAAACTGG gggCCTGGTTGCAGAGCAGTCTAGGATacgtacagagagaggggggtgacCTCATTCTTACCTACATTGCTCCTCAGCTGGGTTACTGGGTGGCAGCCATGTCTCCAGTAAACACAG GTCCCGTTGTAGCAGCGAAGGACATTAGTACCTATCACACCGTGTTCTTACTGGCCATACTGGGAGGAATGGCCCTCATTTTGCTCTTCCTACTCTGCCTGCTGCTGTATTACTGcag gAGGAAGTGTGCCCGGTCCCGACCGGCCCACAGAAAGTTCACTCTGAGCACAGCACTGGACAGTTCCAAACGGGACCAGGCCACGTCTATGTCTCACCTGATCCTGGTCAACGAGACCCACCTGGACCATTTTGATCTGGTCTCCTCAGGCGCAGAGCCAGACCTCCACACACCCATGCTAAAGCCCACCCCCTTTGACTCCTCCACCAATGAGCTTCTGGCGTCCCGGGACGAGCTCCGGAGCCGAGGATCCAATAGCAATCACTGCAGGCGATCCGTTGAGACCTTCGCCTTAAAATTCGCTCGCTCCGCCGATCCTTCGGAGGGGTACGACTCGCCCGCGGCACGAGGAGAGTACCGACGCAGTTACACTTCTGTCGTCTCCTCATCGGTCCATCCCCTCCACGCCTccgtctcctcttcctccccccaTCCGCTGCACCAGACCTCCTCCACGGGAAGGTTGTCGTCCGACAGCAAGTCGAGCGTACGCGACCCCCGCCTCTCCCCGGTGACGGCCACGCCCATCGGCCCCGCCGGGTCACCGGAACGGGACCCGGGAATAGAGCGCCGTCCGGCCGACTACCTGCTGTCTCGGTCGGTGGACCATTTGGAACGCCCCGCCCCTTTACCCCACCCCGGAGCCCTGCTCTGCTGCACTTCAGAGCTGCAAGTCAGCCAAGGGGGAGAGGCCTATCGTAAGGCCCGCCCAACTCTCCTGATCCCTGCCCACTACATGCGTCTACCCGGGACACACCCCCTGTCGGGCCAGGCACTTCTCCTCCAATCGGACGAGCAGAGCGAGTTGGAGAGCATACAGGCGGAGCTTAACGCATCCCATCAGCCGGCTGGGCAGACGACAGGTTCACAGAATCAGATTGACGTAGGAGCACCGGAAACGGGGCGAGAGggtggagaaaaaggagaaggaggtggagaggagtgGACGCTACAGACCGCCTCTGTGCCTGAAGCTCTGTCCATCCCTAACTCTCTCAGCCAGGCCGGGCTAGGAGTGGTGCAGATGAACGGCGAAGATCAGCTATTGGCTGAGAAGACTTTGATGGAACTCAGGGGCGGGAAGCCCCTCCCGCACCCTCGGGCGTGGTTCGTGTCATTGGACGGCCGTTCGAACGCGCACATCCGTCATTCTTACATCGACCTGCAGAGGGCAGGACGTAACGGGAGCGGGGTCGGGAGCAACGACGCCAGTTTAGACTCGGGCGTCGACATGAGCGAGATTAGACCCGGACGCAAAGGTCAAGACAGGGTGAAAGAGCAGGACAGGGCAGAGGACAGGGGTCAGGACAGAGTTGCGGGGCCCCAGGCTACAGCCCCAAGTGTCGCTTACACGCAGCTGGTGTTTGTGGATGACGTTACAGATAAAGGCACGAACAGCGAGAACGCCACACCCGTCTGCAGCCCAGCAGAAATTTCCCAGGGGCCTTTGCTGCAGttaagagagggagatgaggaggaagaagggaCTTTATCGCCTGTTTCGCCACCTTCAGCGCTCCCTCCATCactcccctcacctcctcccctGCCTGAGCCTATGCTGGAAGAAGatgaggaggcggaggaggagagTGGAACGAAAGAGACAGATTTTCTAACTGAGCGCGCTCAGACGCACCTTCGGCTACCCCAAAGCAATAGTCCCCCTAACGACCTGGTTGCCCACGACGACAGCGGCGAGGACGAGAACAAGAAGAGCCCGTGGCAGAGACGGGAGGAGAGACCTCTAATGGCCTTCAACCTTAAATGA